A single region of the Streptomyces virginiae genome encodes:
- a CDS encoding PAC2 family protein translates to MIELEGVPELIDPVMVAAFEGWNDAGDAASGAVAHLDREWKGEVFAALDAEDYYDFQVNRPTVWLDNGVRKITWPTTRLSVVRIGGAKPRDLVLVRGIEPSMRWRSFCNEILGFAHELGVEMVVILGALLGDTPHTRPVPVSGVTSDADLARTMDLEETKYEGPTGIVGILQEACTHAGVPAVSLWAAVPHYVSQPPNPKATLALLNRLEDLIDIRIPLGELPEDARAWQLGVDQLAAEDSEVAEYVQTLEEARDTADLPEASGDAIAREFERYLRRRDPAGSPETATDTGSYFRDLSGGPRPQAKPKPEGTAEPEGTAEPEGTAEPEGTAEPEGTAEPQDGQQQTGTGAPEGPVAPDDKAGDEPDGTSKGKPDGTSKRKPDGTSDGVGDTSED, encoded by the coding sequence GTGATCGAGCTTGAGGGCGTGCCCGAGCTGATCGACCCGGTCATGGTGGCCGCGTTCGAGGGCTGGAACGACGCGGGTGACGCGGCCTCCGGTGCGGTCGCACACCTGGACCGGGAGTGGAAGGGCGAGGTCTTCGCGGCACTCGACGCCGAGGACTACTACGACTTCCAGGTCAACCGGCCGACGGTGTGGCTGGACAACGGGGTACGGAAGATCACGTGGCCGACGACCCGGCTGTCGGTGGTCCGGATCGGCGGTGCCAAGCCGCGCGACCTGGTGCTGGTCCGGGGCATCGAACCGTCCATGCGGTGGCGGTCGTTCTGCAACGAGATCCTGGGCTTCGCCCACGAGCTGGGCGTGGAGATGGTGGTCATCCTGGGCGCGCTGCTCGGGGACACCCCGCACACCCGGCCGGTGCCGGTGAGCGGGGTCACCTCGGACGCGGACCTGGCGCGGACGATGGACCTGGAGGAGACGAAGTACGAGGGCCCGACGGGCATCGTGGGCATCCTGCAGGAGGCCTGTACGCACGCGGGTGTCCCGGCGGTGTCCCTGTGGGCGGCGGTGCCGCACTACGTCTCCCAGCCGCCGAACCCGAAGGCGACGCTCGCCCTGCTGAACCGGCTGGAGGATCTGATCGACATCCGGATCCCGCTGGGCGAGCTGCCGGAGGACGCGCGGGCGTGGCAGCTGGGGGTGGACCAACTGGCCGCCGAGGACAGCGAGGTGGCGGAGTACGTCCAGACGCTGGAGGAGGCGCGGGACACGGCCGACCTGCCGGAGGCGTCGGGCGACGCGATCGCCCGCGAGTTCGAGCGGTACCTGCGGCGGCGTGACCCGGCGGGGAGTCCGGAGACGGCCACCGACACGGGTTCCTACTTCCGGGACCTGTCCGGCGGTCCCCGACCCCAGGCGAAGCCGAAGCCGGAGGGCACCGCGGAGCCGGAGGGCACCGCGGAGCCGGAGGGCACCGCGGAGCCGGAGGGCACCGCGGAGCCGGAGGGCACCGCGGAGCCGCAGGACGGGCAGCAGCAGACGGGCACCGGCGCGCCGGAAGGTCCCGTAGCTCCGGACGACAAGGCGGGGGACGAGCCGGACGGCACGTCGAAGGGCAAGCCGGACGGCACGTCGAAGCGCAAGCCGGACGGCACGTCGGACGGCGTCGGGGACACCTCGGAGGACTAG
- the mshC gene encoding cysteine--1-D-myo-inosityl 2-amino-2-deoxy-alpha-D-glucopyranoside ligase, with product MHAWPASEVPALPGKGRDLQIHDTATQGTITLAPGPVARIYVCGITPYDATHIGHAATYNAFDLVQRVWLDTKRQVHYVQNVTDVDDPLLERALRDNQDWTELAERETALFREDMTALRMLPPQHYIGAVEAIPGIVPLVERLRDAGAAYELEGDTYFSVEADPHFGGVSNLDAEAMRLLSAERGGDPDRPGKKNPLDPMLWMAARPGEPSWDGGSLGRGRPGWHIECVAIALDHLGMGFDIQGGGSDLAFPHHEMGASHAQALTGEFPMAKAYVHAGMVALHGEKMSKSKGNLVFVSALRRAGVDPAAIRLALLSHHYRADWEWTDAVLDEAVARLERWRAAVSRPDGIPADALVEEVREALANDLDAPAALAAVDRWVERQIATDGDDESAPGLVSRTVDALLGVAL from the coding sequence ATGCATGCCTGGCCCGCTTCTGAGGTCCCCGCCCTTCCTGGCAAGGGCCGCGACCTCCAGATCCACGACACCGCGACCCAGGGGACGATCACCCTCGCCCCCGGTCCCGTCGCCCGTATCTACGTCTGCGGCATCACTCCGTACGACGCGACCCACATCGGTCACGCGGCGACCTACAACGCGTTCGACCTCGTACAACGCGTGTGGCTCGACACCAAGCGGCAGGTCCACTACGTCCAGAACGTCACGGACGTGGACGACCCGCTGCTGGAGCGGGCGCTGCGCGACAACCAGGACTGGACCGAGCTGGCGGAGCGCGAGACCGCACTCTTCCGCGAGGACATGACGGCCCTGCGGATGCTGCCCCCGCAGCACTACATCGGAGCCGTCGAGGCCATACCGGGCATCGTGCCGCTGGTCGAGCGGCTGCGGGACGCCGGAGCCGCCTACGAGCTCGAAGGCGACACCTACTTCTCGGTCGAGGCCGACCCGCACTTCGGCGGGGTCTCGAACCTCGACGCCGAGGCGATGCGGCTGCTCTCGGCGGAGCGGGGCGGCGACCCCGACCGGCCGGGGAAGAAGAACCCGCTGGACCCGATGCTGTGGATGGCCGCACGTCCGGGCGAGCCGAGCTGGGACGGCGGCTCGCTGGGCCGCGGCCGGCCCGGCTGGCACATCGAGTGCGTGGCGATCGCCCTCGACCACCTGGGCATGGGCTTCGACATCCAGGGCGGCGGATCCGACCTGGCCTTCCCGCACCACGAGATGGGCGCCTCGCACGCGCAGGCCCTGACGGGCGAGTTCCCGATGGCCAAGGCGTACGTGCACGCGGGCATGGTGGCCCTGCACGGCGAGAAGATGTCGAAGTCGAAGGGCAACCTCGTCTTCGTCTCCGCGCTGCGTCGCGCCGGGGTGGACCCGGCGGCGATCCGACTCGCCCTGCTCTCGCACCACTACCGGGCCGACTGGGAGTGGACGGACGCCGTCCTCGACGAGGCCGTGGCCCGGCTGGAGCGCTGGCGCGCGGCCGTGTCCCGGCCGGACGGCATCCCCGCCGACGCCCTGGTCGAGGAGGTCCGCGAGGCCCTGGCGAACGACCTGGACGCGCCCGCGGCCCTGGCGGCCGTGGATCGCTGGGTCGAGCGGCAGATCGCCACGGACGGCGACGACGAGTCGGCCCCCGGCCTGGTCTCCCGCACGGTGGACGCCCTCCTGGGCGTGGCGCTCTAG
- a CDS encoding SCO1664 family protein: protein MPAPERLPAPGVTDTGELEELLAKGELTVIGRIREASNAVLLCSVTYGGVSADCVYKPVKGERPLWDFPDGNLARREVAAYLISEATGWGLVPATVLRDGPYGEGMVQRWIEAEQPAEDAPLGALLGLVDGEEAGEGWKAVALAEVGEGRTALLVHADDPRLRRLAVLDAVINNGDRKGGHLLPAPDGRLYGIDHGVTFHAEDKLRTLLWGWAGEPLTDEAREVLAALAAGLAEGAPLATRLAELITPVELAAVRDRVAHLLRTGAHPQPSGQWPSIPWPPV, encoded by the coding sequence GTGCCCGCGCCAGAACGGCTACCGGCGCCAGGCGTGACGGACACGGGGGAACTGGAGGAACTCCTCGCCAAGGGCGAGCTCACCGTCATCGGCCGGATCCGGGAGGCGTCCAACGCCGTCCTGCTGTGCAGCGTCACGTACGGGGGCGTGAGCGCCGACTGCGTGTACAAACCGGTCAAGGGCGAGCGGCCGCTGTGGGACTTCCCCGACGGGAACCTCGCCCGCCGCGAGGTCGCCGCGTACCTGATCTCCGAGGCCACCGGATGGGGCCTGGTCCCCGCCACCGTGCTGCGCGACGGCCCGTACGGCGAGGGCATGGTCCAGCGGTGGATCGAGGCGGAGCAGCCGGCCGAGGACGCCCCGCTCGGCGCGCTCCTCGGGCTCGTCGACGGCGAGGAGGCGGGGGAGGGCTGGAAGGCCGTCGCCCTCGCCGAGGTCGGTGAGGGCCGCACCGCGCTGCTGGTGCACGCCGACGACCCCCGACTGCGCCGGCTCGCCGTACTCGACGCCGTGATCAACAACGGCGACCGCAAGGGCGGCCACCTGCTGCCCGCCCCCGACGGACGGCTCTACGGCATCGACCACGGTGTGACCTTCCACGCCGAGGACAAGCTGCGCACCCTCCTGTGGGGCTGGGCGGGCGAGCCGCTGACCGACGAGGCCCGCGAGGTACTGGCCGCGCTGGCCGCCGGCCTCGCCGAGGGGGCCCCGCTCGCCACCCGGCTGGCCGAACTGATCACACCGGTCGAGCTGGCCGCCGTACGGGACCGGGTGGCGCACCTGCTGCGCACCGGGGCCCATCCGCAGCCGTCCGGGCAGTGGCCGTCGATCCCCTGGCCACCGGTCTGA
- a CDS encoding DUF3090 domain-containing protein — MPRQVFLYDPPDRFVAGTVGLPGRRTFFLQASSGPRVTSVSLEKTQVAALAERMDELLDEVVRRTGGNAPVPAVAPAEAADTAPLDVPVDEEFRVGTMALAWDGEEQRMIVEAQALVELDADSDEDLAEAEERLLQDEENGPPMLRVRLSGAQARAFAKRALDVVNAGRPPCPLCSLPLDPEGHVCPRQNGYRRQA; from the coding sequence GTGCCCCGTCAGGTGTTCCTCTACGACCCCCCGGACCGCTTCGTGGCCGGCACGGTCGGTCTTCCGGGACGCCGTACGTTCTTCCTGCAGGCCTCCTCAGGCCCCCGTGTCACCAGCGTCTCCCTGGAGAAGACCCAGGTGGCGGCGCTGGCCGAGCGGATGGACGAGCTGCTGGACGAGGTCGTACGGCGGACCGGCGGCAACGCCCCGGTCCCGGCCGTCGCCCCCGCCGAGGCCGCCGACACCGCGCCGCTCGACGTCCCGGTCGACGAGGAGTTCCGCGTCGGCACCATGGCCCTGGCCTGGGACGGCGAGGAACAGCGCATGATCGTCGAGGCCCAGGCACTGGTCGAACTCGACGCCGACTCCGACGAGGACCTCGCCGAGGCCGAGGAGCGGCTGCTGCAGGACGAGGAGAACGGCCCGCCCATGCTGCGGGTCCGCCTCAGCGGCGCCCAGGCGCGGGCCTTCGCCAAGCGTGCCCTGGACGTCGTCAACGCCGGCCGCCCGCCGTGCCCGCTGTGCAGCCTCCCGCTGGACCCGGAGGGCCACGTGTGCCCGCGCCAGAACGGCTACCGGCGCCAGGCGTGA
- a CDS encoding histidine phosphatase family protein, with amino-acid sequence MATLILVRHGRSTANTAGLLAGWTPGVALDERGAEQAAALPGRLTGVPLAAAVTSPLQRCRETLAPLLAARPELELHTDERIGECHYGEWSGRKLSELSDEPLMKIVQQHPSAAAFPGGESMRAMQARAVDAVRDWDARIEQEHGSDAVFLMCSHGDIIKSLVADALGMHLDLFQRIHVDPCSVTAIRYTTTRPFVFRLGDTGDFGSLVRRPAAPETVASDKDTEDAGNAVVGGGAGAA; translated from the coding sequence ATGGCCACGCTGATCCTCGTACGACACGGGCGGTCCACCGCCAACACCGCTGGGCTGCTCGCCGGATGGACCCCCGGAGTGGCCCTCGACGAACGCGGTGCGGAGCAGGCCGCCGCGCTGCCCGGCCGACTGACGGGCGTACCGCTCGCCGCCGCCGTCACCAGCCCGCTGCAGCGCTGCCGGGAGACCCTGGCGCCGCTGCTGGCCGCCCGGCCGGAGCTGGAACTGCACACCGACGAGCGGATCGGTGAGTGCCACTACGGCGAATGGTCGGGCCGCAAACTGTCCGAGCTCTCCGACGAACCGCTGATGAAGATCGTCCAGCAGCACCCGTCGGCCGCCGCCTTCCCCGGCGGCGAGTCCATGCGCGCCATGCAGGCGCGCGCCGTGGACGCCGTACGCGACTGGGACGCGCGGATCGAGCAGGAGCACGGCAGCGACGCGGTCTTCCTGATGTGCTCGCACGGCGACATCATCAAGTCCCTTGTCGCGGACGCCCTGGGCATGCACCTGGACCTCTTCCAGCGCATCCACGTCGACCCCTGCTCGGTGACCGCCATCCGGTACACCACCACCCGACCCTTCGTGTTCCGGCTCGGTGACACCGGGGACTTCGGCTCGCTCGTGCGCCGCCCCGCCGCCCCGGAGACCGTCGCGTCGGACAAAGACACCGAAGACGCCGGGAACGCCGTCGTGGGAGGCGGCGCGGGCGCGGCTTGA
- the corA gene encoding magnesium/cobalt transporter CorA — translation MPRVIVDCAIYRDGRRTEGPDDFSDALDQARATGDAFLWVGMHEPTAKEFDHVSQEFGLHPLAVEDALTAHQRPKLEVYDDSLFVVLKPVLYDEDTDTVTAGELMVFIGDSFVVTVRHGEGAPLAAVRHRLEQEPDVLRHGPTAVLYAVSDAVVDHYIEVAAELQADLEELEAEVFAPNASDTKNTAARIYGFKRQVLEFRRATSPLLQPMDRLAFGEVPFVHEHAQPFFRDVADHLTKANEYIEGLDRLLSDALAAHLAQMGLRQNDDMRKISAWAAMAAVPTMVAGIYGMNFDHMPELRHTWGYPAVLVVMAGACLGLHRMFKRRGWL, via the coding sequence ATGCCCCGCGTGATTGTGGACTGCGCGATTTACCGGGACGGCCGCCGTACCGAGGGACCGGACGATTTCTCTGACGCCCTCGACCAGGCCCGGGCGACCGGTGACGCCTTCCTGTGGGTCGGCATGCACGAGCCGACGGCGAAGGAATTCGACCACGTGAGCCAGGAGTTCGGGCTGCACCCGCTGGCGGTCGAGGACGCGCTGACCGCGCACCAGCGCCCGAAGCTGGAGGTGTACGACGATTCGCTGTTCGTCGTCCTCAAGCCGGTGCTGTACGACGAGGACACGGACACCGTGACCGCGGGCGAGCTGATGGTCTTCATAGGGGATTCGTTCGTCGTCACGGTGCGGCACGGCGAGGGGGCCCCGCTGGCCGCCGTGCGCCACCGGCTGGAGCAGGAGCCGGACGTGCTGCGGCACGGTCCGACGGCGGTGCTGTACGCGGTGTCCGACGCGGTGGTCGACCACTACATCGAGGTGGCGGCCGAGCTGCAGGCGGACCTGGAGGAGCTGGAGGCCGAGGTCTTCGCCCCGAACGCCTCGGACACCAAGAACACCGCCGCCCGGATCTACGGGTTCAAGCGGCAGGTGCTGGAGTTCCGGCGGGCGACGAGCCCGCTGCTCCAGCCGATGGACCGCCTCGCCTTCGGGGAGGTCCCCTTCGTCCACGAACACGCCCAGCCGTTCTTCCGCGATGTCGCCGACCACCTGACCAAGGCGAACGAGTACATCGAGGGCCTGGACCGGCTGCTGTCGGACGCGCTGGCCGCGCACCTGGCGCAGATGGGTCTGCGGCAGAACGACGACATGCGCAAGATCTCGGCCTGGGCGGCGATGGCGGCCGTCCCCACGATGGTGGCGGGCATCTACGGGATGAACTTCGACCACATGCCGGAGCTCCGTCACACCTGGGGCTATCCGGCGGTGCTCGTGGTCATGGCGGGTGCGTGTCTGGGCCTGCACCGGATGTTCAAGCGCCGGGGCTGGCTCTGA
- a CDS encoding LLM class F420-dependent oxidoreductase: MRLGINLGYWGAGMDADNLAVAQEADRLGYDVCWAAEAYGSDAPTVLAWVAAQTERIDVGSAILQIPARQPAMTAMTAATLDSLTKGRFRLGLGVSGPQVSEGWYGVKFDKPLARTREYVEIVRKAMTRERLSYEGEHWTLPLPGGPGKPLKLTVHPEREHIPLYIAAIGPKNLEQTGEIADGALLIFPAAEHLEATALTHIRAGREKAGLTMEGFDVCPTVPLALGEDVNALADMFRPYTALYVGGMGSRKQNFYNQLAQRMGYEKEAAEIQDKYLAGDKNGAAEAVPHSLIDSTTLLGPVERIADGMRAYAEAGVTTLTLAPAGFTLDERIAALRAGTEAMERAGLA, encoded by the coding sequence ATGCGGCTCGGCATCAATCTTGGTTACTGGGGCGCGGGCATGGACGCCGACAACCTCGCCGTCGCCCAGGAGGCCGACCGTCTGGGTTACGACGTCTGCTGGGCCGCCGAGGCCTACGGCTCCGACGCGCCGACCGTGCTCGCCTGGGTCGCCGCCCAGACCGAACGCATCGACGTGGGTTCGGCGATCCTGCAGATCCCGGCCCGTCAGCCCGCGATGACCGCCATGACCGCGGCCACCCTCGACTCGCTGACCAAGGGCCGCTTCCGGCTCGGCCTCGGCGTCTCGGGCCCGCAGGTCTCCGAGGGCTGGTACGGCGTCAAGTTCGACAAGCCGCTGGCCCGCACCCGTGAGTACGTGGAGATCGTCCGCAAGGCCATGACCCGTGAGCGCCTCTCCTACGAGGGTGAGCACTGGACCCTGCCGCTCCCGGGCGGCCCGGGCAAGCCGCTCAAGCTGACCGTGCACCCCGAGCGCGAGCACATCCCGCTCTACATCGCCGCCATCGGGCCGAAGAACCTGGAGCAGACCGGCGAGATCGCCGACGGCGCGCTGCTGATCTTCCCGGCCGCCGAGCACCTGGAGGCCACCGCGCTCACCCACATCCGGGCGGGCCGCGAGAAGGCCGGGCTCACGATGGAGGGCTTCGACGTCTGCCCGACCGTGCCGCTGGCCCTCGGCGAGGACGTGAACGCGCTCGCGGACATGTTCCGCCCCTACACCGCCCTCTACGTGGGCGGCATGGGCAGCCGGAAGCAGAACTTCTACAACCAGCTGGCGCAGCGCATGGGCTACGAGAAGGAGGCCGCCGAGATCCAGGACAAGTACCTGGCGGGCGACAAGAACGGCGCGGCCGAGGCGGTCCCGCACTCGCTGATCGACTCGACCACGCTGCTCGGCCCGGTCGAGCGGATCGCCGACGGGATGCGGGCCTACGCGGAGGCCGGGGTCACCACCCTGACGCTGGCCCCGGCCGGATTCACCCTGGACGAGCGGATCGCCGCCCTGCGCGCCGGCACCGAGGCCATGGAGCGGGCGGGTCTCGCCTGA
- a CDS encoding aldo/keto reductase yields the protein MEQRHLGRTGLRVSRIGLGTLTWGRDTGEEAAAEQVKTFWEAGGTLVDTADVYGGGEAEYLLGRLVGGLVPRRDLVIATKAGSVPDPDRRFDGSRGHLLAALDASLDRLGTDHVDLWQVHAFDPATPLEETLQALDLAVSSGRARYAGLAGFCGWQLAKAATWQLAAPGVRTRIASTQMEYSLLQRGVEREVLPAALDLGIGLLPSSPLGRGVLTGKYRDGTPADSRGASESLAALVDPYLDEAAGRIVDAVVTAAQGLAVTPLQVALAWIRDRPGVVAPIVGARTSAQLGAALSVEALSLPEEICRALDDVSAPVHRYPDQDWSTL from the coding sequence ATGGAGCAGAGGCATCTCGGCCGCACCGGACTGCGCGTTTCCCGGATCGGCCTCGGCACCCTCACCTGGGGCCGCGACACCGGCGAGGAAGCGGCCGCCGAGCAGGTGAAGACGTTCTGGGAGGCGGGCGGCACGCTCGTCGACACCGCCGACGTGTACGGCGGCGGTGAGGCGGAGTACCTCCTCGGGCGGCTGGTGGGCGGGCTGGTCCCGCGCCGGGACCTGGTGATCGCGACCAAGGCGGGCAGCGTGCCGGACCCCGACCGGAGGTTCGACGGCTCGCGCGGGCACCTGCTCGCCGCCCTCGACGCCTCGCTGGACCGGCTGGGTACCGACCACGTCGACCTGTGGCAGGTGCACGCCTTCGATCCCGCGACCCCGCTGGAGGAGACCCTGCAGGCGCTGGACCTGGCGGTGAGCAGCGGCCGGGCCCGGTACGCGGGGCTGGCGGGCTTCTGCGGCTGGCAGCTGGCGAAGGCGGCGACGTGGCAGCTCGCGGCCCCCGGGGTGCGCACCCGGATCGCCTCGACGCAGATGGAGTACTCCCTGCTCCAGCGCGGGGTGGAGCGCGAGGTGCTGCCGGCCGCGCTGGACCTCGGGATCGGCCTGCTGCCGTCCTCGCCGCTGGGCCGCGGGGTGCTGACGGGCAAGTACCGGGACGGCACTCCGGCCGACTCCCGGGGCGCCTCCGAGTCGCTGGCCGCCCTGGTGGACCCGTACCTGGACGAGGCGGCGGGGCGGATCGTGGACGCGGTGGTGACGGCGGCCCAGGGGCTGGCCGTGACCCCGCTCCAGGTGGCCCTGGCATGGATCCGGGACCGGCCGGGGGTGGTGGCGCCGATCGTCGGCGCGCGGACGTCCGCACAGCTCGGGGCGGCGCTGTCGGTGGAGGCCCTTAGTCTTCCGGAGGAGATCTGCCGGGCGCTGGACGATGTTTCGGCTCCGGTGCACCGCTACCCCGATCAGGACTGGAGCACGCTGTGA
- a CDS encoding ATP-binding domain-containing protein, which produces MSTDPQADTAAAENPATPEAEPSAAAEAEADPAADTDRTGPDGSGTAEPAGAEDGAGPAAVHGEAGEGGPGAEPPVSGRGGEGESPAGPETETETGSGADGGADADAGADPEGTAEPAAEAPATPALSEAQAELAAQRIERERIARRKAEREAPVAAGAKLSGKAADLLAAVRAVEGGAKPSSVYFDDAPAAPRKAPVAPPAPRPAAPAAVAASVPSADTVEGVRAVLARGGAPEALAGPAAAALGEDAAGQLTENPWRLLSLPAVRPTQADGFARALLGAEAGPGDERRTTVLVGWLLTQAGLKGHTALEAPVLEKALAQYGVPDPAEALELAIAEGSVLVFHEPLGPPVAGPSENAADAEDAEDAEQPVRVLVGLEGAAMAEESLADGLARLAAGTFDASEDWERAAGSAPSPSASELIRAVAGHGLVTHTGGEAARAEPVALAAAARELGLRVCLAAHAPGGGPDRVTVAELLSGAEGPGRDTDGQFALDLLVVLDAPQLDVETAAALVESVPDGARLVLCGDPGVLGSAGAGRVFADVLAARTCPQLVSRTPDPGPLGELVSGVGIGELNQVDAPGKEVVIVPVKDAGEAVHRAVQLVAESVPRAFGIPADSVQVITPGHGGSAGTRALNAALKERLNPGPGRFGGFDPGDRVVHVPSAGRALPARVVSADAEGLHLERAGARIVVAKELVESQVRHGWAVTAHQAVGTRWPAVVVVLPGDAAQALSRDWVYTAFGRGERHLSVVHGVDQALPHAVAEVPAKPRTTRLTGLLTALATAGAQPG; this is translated from the coding sequence GTGAGTACGGACCCTCAGGCCGATACCGCTGCCGCGGAGAACCCGGCCACCCCGGAGGCCGAGCCGTCCGCAGCCGCCGAAGCGGAAGCGGACCCGGCGGCCGACACGGACCGGACCGGGCCGGACGGGTCCGGGACCGCCGAACCGGCCGGGGCCGAGGACGGGGCCGGGCCGGCCGCCGTGCACGGCGAAGCCGGTGAGGGGGGTCCGGGGGCGGAGCCCCCGGTTTCGGGAAGGGGCGGGGAGGGGGAAAGCCCCGCAGGGCCCGAGACCGAGACCGAGACCGGTTCGGGGGCTGATGGTGGGGCCGACGCGGACGCCGGGGCCGATCCCGAGGGCACCGCCGAGCCGGCCGCCGAGGCCCCGGCGACGCCCGCGCTCTCCGAGGCCCAGGCCGAGTTGGCCGCCCAGCGGATCGAGCGGGAGCGGATCGCCCGGCGCAAGGCCGAGCGGGAGGCGCCCGTCGCGGCCGGGGCGAAGCTCAGCGGGAAGGCCGCCGACCTGCTGGCCGCCGTACGGGCCGTGGAGGGCGGTGCGAAGCCCTCTTCCGTGTACTTCGACGATGCTCCGGCCGCCCCCCGCAAGGCGCCGGTCGCGCCCCCGGCCCCGCGCCCCGCCGCCCCGGCCGCGGTGGCCGCCTCCGTGCCCTCCGCCGACACCGTCGAGGGCGTACGGGCCGTACTGGCCCGTGGTGGCGCCCCCGAGGCACTGGCCGGTCCGGCCGCCGCGGCGCTGGGCGAGGACGCCGCCGGGCAGCTCACCGAGAACCCCTGGCGGCTGCTGTCGCTCCCGGCCGTACGCCCGACCCAGGCCGACGGCTTCGCCCGGGCCCTGCTGGGCGCCGAGGCGGGCCCCGGGGACGAGCGCCGCACCACCGTCCTGGTGGGCTGGCTGCTGACCCAGGCCGGGCTGAAGGGGCACACCGCGCTGGAGGCCCCGGTCCTGGAGAAGGCCTTGGCCCAGTACGGCGTCCCGGATCCGGCCGAGGCGCTGGAACTGGCCATCGCAGAAGGCTCGGTGCTGGTCTTCCACGAGCCGCTGGGGCCGCCGGTCGCCGGACCCTCCGAGAACGCCGCAGACGCCGAGGACGCCGAGGACGCGGAGCAGCCGGTACGGGTGCTCGTGGGCCTGGAGGGTGCCGCCATGGCCGAGGAGAGCCTGGCCGACGGCCTGGCCCGGCTGGCCGCCGGTACCTTCGACGCGTCCGAGGACTGGGAACGGGCCGCCGGGTCCGCGCCGAGCCCCTCCGCCTCCGAGCTGATCCGCGCGGTCGCGGGCCACGGCCTGGTCACCCACACCGGCGGCGAGGCCGCCCGCGCCGAACCGGTGGCCCTGGCCGCCGCGGCCCGGGAGCTGGGCCTGCGGGTCTGTCTGGCCGCGCACGCCCCCGGCGGCGGCCCGGACCGGGTGACCGTGGCGGAGCTGCTGTCCGGGGCCGAGGGGCCCGGGCGGGACACCGACGGCCAGTTCGCGCTGGACCTGCTGGTGGTGCTGGACGCCCCGCAGCTGGACGTGGAGACCGCGGCCGCGCTGGTGGAGTCCGTACCGGACGGGGCCCGGCTGGTGCTCTGCGGTGACCCGGGTGTGCTCGGGTCCGCCGGGGCCGGGCGGGTGTTCGCCGATGTGCTGGCGGCCCGTACCTGCCCGCAGCTGGTCTCCCGGACCCCCGACCCGGGCCCTCTCGGCGAGCTCGTCTCCGGGGTCGGCATCGGTGAGCTGAACCAGGTCGACGCCCCCGGCAAGGAGGTCGTCATCGTCCCGGTGAAGGACGCCGGGGAGGCCGTGCACCGGGCCGTGCAGCTGGTGGCGGAGTCGGTGCCGCGGGCGTTCGGGATTCCGGCGGACAGCGTGCAGGTGATCACCCCGGGCCACGGCGGCTCGGCGGGCACCCGGGCGCTGAACGCCGCCCTGAAGGAGCGGCTGAACCCCGGTCCGGGCCGCTTCGGCGGCTTCGACCCCGGTGACCGGGTCGTCCACGTGCCGTCCGCCGGGCGGGCGTTGCCGGCCCGCGTGGTGTCGGCCGACGCCGAGGGCCTGCACCTGGAGCGGGCGGGGGCGCGGATCGTCGTGGCGAAGGAGCTCGTCGAGTCCCAGGTGCGGCACGGCTGGGCGGTGACCGCGCACCAGGCCGTGGGAACGCGCTGGCCGGCGGTGGTCGTCGTCCTGCCGGGTGACGCGGCGCAGGCGCTGTCGCGGGACTGGGTCTACACGGCGTTCGGGCGGGGCGAGCGGCACCTGTCCGTGGTGCACGGGGTCGACCAGGCGCTGCCGCACGCGGTGGCCGAGGTCCCCGCGAAGCCGCGTACGACGCGCTTGACGGGCCTGCTGACGGCCCTCGCGACGGCGGGCGCGCAGCCTGGCTGA
- a CDS encoding DUF5703 family protein, protein MPEYEFVDVYVPRGVPRTEATRLLTDHAEYGNWELDRLSLYRDGSRRVRLRRRIIRQVRATW, encoded by the coding sequence ATGCCGGAATACGAATTTGTCGACGTGTACGTGCCCCGCGGTGTTCCTCGCACGGAGGCGACCCGCCTGCTGACCGACCATGCCGAGTACGGGAACTGGGAACTCGACCGGCTGAGCCTGTACCGGGACGGCAGTCGTCGTGTGCGACTGCGCCGCCGGATCATCCGTCAGGTCCGCGCGACCTGGTGA